ACGACGCCAGGCCGCGGCCTCGCCGGCGCCGACGTAGGTGCGGGCGTAGCCGGCCAGGTCGGTCTGGTAGATGGCCACGGCGGGGATGCCGAGCCGGGCGGCGGCGGCCATGCCGCGAACGCCGAGGATGAAGGGGCTGGCCAGGTGGACGATGTCCGCGCGGTGCTCGATGAGCGCGGCGGCGAGGCGTCGGCTGGGGAGAGCGACGCGCACCTGGGGGTAGCCGGGGAGCGGTAGGGAGGGGACGTGGACAACGGGGCACGGCGCGAGGCCGGCCGCCTTGTTCCCGGGAGCGGGAGCGGGAGCGACGACGAGAGGAGCGTGACCGCGATCGACGAGGTGTCGGGCGGTCTGGAGCGCGCAGTGGGCCACGCCGTTCACGTCGGGGGGAAAGGATTCGGTCACGATGACGACACGCATACGGGTGTTGTCGCCGTGCTGGACGTGGCCGCGTCAACGTGGATCTTTCCCAGCGGCGAACGACTCGTGAGCGTTCCGCTGTCCACCCAAGCAGGCCGGATCCCGTCCATACGACCCTGACCCGCGAGTCATCTCGTGTTCACACAGCGGGCGCGTCGGGGCCGATCCGGCTGCGCACGGCTGTCTGGACCTCGGCCTCCTCGGCCGGGTCCGCGGCGAGCCTGCGCAGTTGCTCCACGACCCGGGCATCGCCGGTCTCGGCGTGCCGGGCGGCGATCTCGCGGGTGGCTTCCTCGCAGTCCCAGAGGCATTCGACGGCGAACCCGGCAGGGAAGGAGGGATCAGTGGCGGCGAGGGCCCAGGCGGCCCGGCCGCGTAGATGGGATGACGCCGTCTCACGGTAGATATGCCGCAATACGGGCGCGGCACTGGCGATTTCAAGCCGCCCGGCGCCGTCCACCAGAGTCCACAGAGTCGGTGCGTCGGGCCCTTCGCCCCGTACGGCCTCCCGCAGCGCCCCCAGAACCAGGTCGCGGTCCCCGGCGCCGCCACGACAGGCGAGCACCCGTCCGGCGGCGGCACCCAGGACGTCGGGCCGCCGGGCCCAGCCTCGGGCCCGGTCGACGGCGGCAATACTGCGCATACGTTCGAACGTGCCGACGGCGGCCTCCACGACGGCCGTCGAGCCCGTGGCCACGGCGCCCTCGATCAGGTCGAGGGCATCCGGATCGTTGCTGTCGGCGAGATAGCGCAGCGCGGTGCAGCGGGCGCCCTCGGTGCCGTCCTTGGCGGCGGCGACGATGTCCGGCCGATCCTCGGGGCCGGCCACGGCGGTGAGACAGCGGGCGGCCGGAACATGGAGCGCCACTCCGCGTTCCACGCCCTGCTGGGCCCACTCGAAGACGGCCTGCACGCTCCACCCGGGACGCGGACCGGTCGGGCTCATCTGACGCTGCCAGCGGTCGAAACAGCCGGCTTCCTGGGCGGCGCGCACGCGCGTGGCGATGGATTCGCGCGGATCCTCGGCCCACAGGCGCCATGGCCGTGGCTCGAAGGCGTCACGCACGGTGGCGGCCAGCTCGGCCTCGCCCTCGGCATCGGCCGGGAAGCGCGCCAGGACGGGGGCCGCGAGGGCACGCAGTCCGGCGTCGTCGTCCCGCAGGGCGAGCTCGTCCAGCGCCCAGGCCCAGTTGGAGCCCGCGGCGGCATACCTGCGCAGCAGTTCCAGGGCGTCCCGCCTGCCGTACGAGGCGAGGTGGCCAAGGACAGCCAGGGTGAGCCCGGTGCGTGACTCCTCGGTGTCGAGCGCGTCCTCGACGTCGAAGAGGTGGGCCTCGATCTCGTCCAGTTCGCCGTTCAGGTCGAGGTAGAGACGGGCGTAGTACAGCGAGCGGTTCTCCACCTGCCAGTCGTGGCGTGGGTCGTGCAGCACGCAGTGGTTCAGCGCCGCGAGCGCTTCGGCGCGCGGGGCGGTGAGCGCGTGCAGTGTGCCGTCGCCGCGGCCCCTCTGGAGCAGGCCGAGCAGCGTACCGCTGGGCGCTATGACCGGATCGAACATGGGAAACAGCCTCACATCAAGCGTCGACGCAACCGGGATCTTGCTCTACCTGGCCGCGTGACAACACGTCGGGGCGCCCGCCGTTTCCTGCTTGCTGTAAGCCATCTTCCTCTGCCTCTCGTTGGTGGCCCGTGCGGACCGCTCACGGCCCGCGCGGTGCGGCAACATCTGCCCAGCCATCGCGTCCGTGAATCACGACGTCATGATGACTCGGCAGTTCTGCCTGCCGCGACCGAAATTTCGGGCGGCCCCGTACCGCCTCCCCCGTTGTTCGCTTCCTGCCTGCTTCGGATTTCTGTTTTGCCTGGTCAGGGCGGTCGGATCAGTGTGCGCCGAACAACTCCAGCAGTTCGGCCTTGCCGAACATCCGGGCCGTGTCGATGGCCGACGGAGTACCCGCGGCCGGGTCGGCGCCACCCTCCAGGAGGGCTCGGATCACTTCTTCCTCGCCCTTGAAGACAGCCCCGGCGAGGGGCGTCTGCCCCCGGTCGTTGATCCGG
This genomic window from Streptomyces sp. DG2A-72 contains:
- a CDS encoding HEAT repeat domain-containing protein, which encodes MFDPVIAPSGTLLGLLQRGRGDGTLHALTAPRAEALAALNHCVLHDPRHDWQVENRSLYYARLYLDLNGELDEIEAHLFDVEDALDTEESRTGLTLAVLGHLASYGRRDALELLRRYAAAGSNWAWALDELALRDDDAGLRALAAPVLARFPADAEGEAELAATVRDAFEPRPWRLWAEDPRESIATRVRAAQEAGCFDRWQRQMSPTGPRPGWSVQAVFEWAQQGVERGVALHVPAARCLTAVAGPEDRPDIVAAAKDGTEGARCTALRYLADSNDPDALDLIEGAVATGSTAVVEAAVGTFERMRSIAAVDRARGWARRPDVLGAAAGRVLACRGGAGDRDLVLGALREAVRGEGPDAPTLWTLVDGAGRLEIASAAPVLRHIYRETASSHLRGRAAWALAATDPSFPAGFAVECLWDCEEATREIAARHAETGDARVVEQLRRLAADPAEEAEVQTAVRSRIGPDAPAV